In the genome of Lactobacillus intestinalis, the window CATTAGAGTTCATGGGACCGGCACTTGATTTTGATCAACACCTGAGTCAAAAAATTTCTGAAATTACTCATGCAATTGATGAAAAAGGTGACATGCTTTATATTGAACACAAAGATGAGGATACAGTAGAAATTAAGCAACCAGAAAAAGCAGAAGAGTCAGTGCAATCTGATTTATTATTAAATACAACTAAGAAGCTATATAACTTCAATTACTCTTTTAAAGATGCTAGTCGTACAACTGCTTATCAAGCTGTTTCCGAAATTAAACGAGCATTTAATGATCCAGTAGAAACTGAATTGGAAAATTCTCGTATTCTGCCATCAACCAATCGTTACTTGCAACCGATTGATACTAAACCCAACTTTTTATTTGATACTAAATTTACTGGTGCAGAAATTGGAACTGCGACTCACTTAATTTTGCAATATTATGATTATGCGGGATCTCGCGATGAACAACAGCTAGATAACGAGATCGAAGAACTAATTTTAAGAAAGAAACTCAATCCAGATATTGTTCCTAGCTTGCATAAAGATCAAATTGAATGGTTTACTCATAGTGATTTTGTTCAAAAGTTTATTGAACATCCCCAAAATCTAAAACGAGAAGTTGATTTTTCTAGTCTAATTTCAGCCAGTCAACTTTTTGAAAACTTTAGCGATCCAAATGCGAAGATCTTAGTTCATGGTACAATTGATGGTTATTATATAGATAAAGATGGCATTATTTTATTTGATTACAAGACAGATCACATTGATAAACGCCATCTTGATTTAGCAATTGACAAAATTAAACAAAAGTATACAGGACAACTTCGCCTATATGAACAAGCTTTAAATAGTTTCAGTAATCAAAAAGTTAAAAATAAATATTTAATTTTGCTTGACGCCAAAAAAGTAGTAGAAGTTAAATAGAATATAGTAAAAAAGAAAGGAGGCTAATAAGATGAGTCATATTTTTAAAAATAATACATTTGCAGTCGTTGACTTAGAAACGACCGGAACCAGTCGTAGCGATAACAATCATATTATTCAGTTTGGCTGCGCGATTGTGAAGAACATGGAAGTTGTTAAAACTTATTCTTTTATGATTAACCCTCATCGAGAAATACCTCTTTCTGTCCAAAACTTGACAGGAATCAGTAATGATGATGTTGCCAATGAGAAAGATTTTTCATATTATGCTCCTAAAATTATTGAAATCTTGAAGGATACGGTTTTTGTAGCCCATAATGTAGAATTTGATTTTCCATTTTTAAATTATGAGCTCATGCAGCATGGCTATGAATCTTTAACAAATAAAGCAATTGATACGGTAGAATTAACCAAAATTGCATTTCCAACATTGCCATCGTATAAGTTAAGTGACTTAACTAGTCGATTAAAAATTAAGCATCTCAATCCTCACAAAGCTGATTCAGATGCTTATGGAACAGCGGTTTTATTAATTGATGATATTAAAAGATTAGAGCAACTTCCCCAAGCCACCTTAAATACTTTGAGTTCTCTTTCGCATGGATTAGTTCGAGATACTTCTTGGATTTTTACAGAGATTGCAGATACTTTACGAAAAACAAAACGCCCACTACCTAAGGAATACATGCAAGTACGTAATATTATTTTGCAAAAACAAACTCATAATGTAGTAAGTAATGGAGAAGATCACAAATTTCCAATTGAAAATACTGCTAAACGTAGACTTTTTAAAGGAAAAATCAATTATCGAAAAGCTCAAGTGGAATTAATCGATCATATTCATGATTTTGTGATAAACCCTAATGAGCGGGCAATGCTAGTAGAATCTCCAAATGGGACAGGTAAAACTTTTTCTTATTTATTCAGCTATGCTTACCAACTGTATTCAAGCCGAAAACTGGTGATTTCTACACCAACTAAAGTCCTCCAAGATCAAATCTTGACCCGAGAAATACCTCAAATGCTTAAAATCACTAATTTGGATCTAACAGCAGAAGTAGTTAAGGCAAGTAGTCATTATTTAGACCTGGATGGCTTTGTACAGAGTCTTTTTCAATCAAGTCCAAATAAGCCTACATTAGTCTTGCAAATGCAAATTTTGGTATGGTCAACTCAAACTAAAACTGGTGATTTGGATGAATTACAATTAACTAATTATAAGGCTCCTTTATTCAGTCAAATTCAACATCCAGGGGATGCACGAGTAGGTAGCAATTTTGCAGAAGTGGATTTTTGGAACCTAGCTCGTCAAAAGCAAGAACAAGCAGATATTCTCGTAACAAATCATTCTTATTTGGCTAACCACTATAACGATAGTATCTGGGGACAAAATCCTTATCTAGTTATTGATGAAGCTCATCGATTTGCGGATAATGTTACTACTTCTCGCAATAATGCTTTACATTTTGAATCACTGTGGGGGGTACTAAGTCATTTAAGAAATTTGCTCTATTATAAAGATGATAGTGTGAAAGAGATTGCAAATAATGATGTTCAGCTTAATTTTTTATTGAAAAATCTAGATCCGGACATTTTAGAGTTAATTCAGGTTATTAATAGATTGCAGCAAGCTTTATATAAACAAAAGGAATTTGCAACGGGTGAAAATTATTTACCAAATGGTAGTTTGCAACTTAGTTTTGAAGGAGCTAATTTATTCCCTAAAAATGGCGCATTTATTACTAGTCTAGAGGAATTTGAAAGAAAATTAGAACAAGTTCGTCAAAATACTAATCAGCTACTATTTCAACTGTATAATTCCCAGAATCTAGCAGCAACTGATGAATTACTCAGCGATCTTACTGATCAGATTGATCGTTTAGACTATTATATGGAAAAATGTTATCAATTAGCTGATATTATTTCTGATGAAAATAAATTGATGGATGAAGGATTTGTACTGATCATTACTAATCCTGATGATCCATTGAGTACTAATCTAAGTTGGCTAAAATTAGATATCAGTCATGAACTTAAGCAAATTTATCAACGTTTTGATCATATTTTGTTTATTAGTGCTACTTTAACTAGTGATCATAACTTTGACTTTACAATTAACCAATTATCTCTCTCTGATCTGCATCCCCAAACCTACATTGGTAATAGTACGTTTGATATTAAAAAGCACCTCGAAGTGCTCAGTGTTAAAGACATGCCGAGTGTAGATGAAGAAGCTCATGATAAGATGTTAGAGAGCATTTTATTAAACGATATTTCAACCAAAAGTCATGTTTTAGTATTAATGACCAACCTAGATAAAATTCATGATGTATTCTTAAACATTATGAATGCTTCAGAGCTTAAAGATTTTGAAATTCTAGCCCAAGGATTATCGGGATCGAATAATCGGATTGCAAAAAGATTTGCAATTGCTAAAAAGGCCATTATACTAGGAGCTGATAGTTTTTGGGAGGGTA includes:
- a CDS encoding helicase C-terminal domain-containing protein; this translates as MSHIFKNNTFAVVDLETTGTSRSDNNHIIQFGCAIVKNMEVVKTYSFMINPHREIPLSVQNLTGISNDDVANEKDFSYYAPKIIEILKDTVFVAHNVEFDFPFLNYELMQHGYESLTNKAIDTVELTKIAFPTLPSYKLSDLTSRLKIKHLNPHKADSDAYGTAVLLIDDIKRLEQLPQATLNTLSSLSHGLVRDTSWIFTEIADTLRKTKRPLPKEYMQVRNIILQKQTHNVVSNGEDHKFPIENTAKRRLFKGKINYRKAQVELIDHIHDFVINPNERAMLVESPNGTGKTFSYLFSYAYQLYSSRKLVISTPTKVLQDQILTREIPQMLKITNLDLTAEVVKASSHYLDLDGFVQSLFQSSPNKPTLVLQMQILVWSTQTKTGDLDELQLTNYKAPLFSQIQHPGDARVGSNFAEVDFWNLARQKQEQADILVTNHSYLANHYNDSIWGQNPYLVIDEAHRFADNVTTSRNNALHFESLWGVLSHLRNLLYYKDDSVKEIANNDVQLNFLLKNLDPDILELIQVINRLQQALYKQKEFATGENYLPNGSLQLSFEGANLFPKNGAFITSLEEFERKLEQVRQNTNQLLFQLYNSQNLAATDELLSDLTDQIDRLDYYMEKCYQLADIISDENKLMDEGFVLIITNPDDPLSTNLSWLKLDISHELKQIYQRFDHILFISATLTSDHNFDFTINQLSLSDLHPQTYIGNSTFDIKKHLEVLSVKDMPSVDEEAHDKMLESILLNDISTKSHVLVLMTNLDKIHDVFLNIMNASELKDFEILAQGLSGSNNRIAKRFAIAKKAIILGADSFWEGIDFHNCGIDTVIISKIPFESPDQPEVRLRQRKLENKGINVFEKDTLPRAIIKFRQGMGRLIRGENDHGQFVVLDSRLWTKNYGSAFLSTIPVKVEKFNLKELHKKLENYDQRRHKTDH